One Azospirillum sp. B510 genomic window carries:
- a CDS encoding ABC transporter ATP-binding protein, whose product MTPTPFPIAASHPGRPAARSPAIAVTGLSCRLAGRAVLSDIGFSVAEGMVLGILGPNGSGKSTLLRCLAGLQAPSAGTIRVEGADPRAVGPAALARRLALQAQDSSPALGFTVRDVVAMGRLAHRRSVFSGDGAEDRAIVDEALARLDLAALADRPVEQLSGGERQRVMIARALAQRPRILLLDEPTNHLDIQHRFAILDLVRSLGITVVMTLHEIDLAARWCDRLLLLKDGRLQADAVPDEALTAERLTAVYRVAATVDRHPGDGRLRIELSPL is encoded by the coding sequence ATGACGCCCACGCCTTTCCCCATCGCGGCCTCCCACCCCGGCCGCCCGGCCGCCCGCTCCCCCGCCATCGCGGTGACGGGGCTGAGTTGCCGGCTGGCCGGCCGCGCGGTCCTGTCTGACATCGGCTTCAGCGTCGCGGAGGGGATGGTCCTCGGCATTCTCGGACCGAACGGCTCCGGCAAATCGACGCTGCTGCGCTGCCTTGCCGGGCTTCAGGCCCCCTCGGCCGGAACCATCCGCGTCGAGGGAGCCGATCCGCGGGCCGTCGGGCCGGCGGCGTTGGCCCGCCGTCTGGCGTTGCAGGCGCAGGACAGCAGCCCCGCCCTCGGCTTCACCGTGCGCGACGTGGTCGCCATGGGGCGGCTGGCCCATCGCCGTTCGGTCTTTTCCGGAGACGGGGCGGAGGATCGCGCCATCGTCGACGAGGCTCTGGCCCGGCTGGATCTCGCGGCCCTGGCCGACCGCCCGGTCGAACAGCTGTCGGGCGGCGAGCGGCAGCGGGTGATGATCGCCCGCGCCCTGGCCCAGCGCCCGCGCATCCTGCTGCTGGACGAGCCGACCAACCATCTCGACATCCAGCACCGCTTCGCCATCCTCGATCTGGTGCGCTCGCTCGGCATCACCGTGGTGATGACGCTGCATGAGATCGATCTGGCCGCGCGCTGGTGCGACCGCCTCCTGCTGCTGAAGGATGGCCGCCTTCAGGCCGACGCCGTCCCGGACGAGGCGCTGACCGCCGAGCGCCTGACCGCCGTCTACCGGGTCGCCGCCACTGTCGACCGCCACCCCGGCGACGGCCGGCTGCGCATCGAGCTGTCGCCCCTCTGA
- a CDS encoding MBL fold metallo-hydrolase produces MSKNFASHADLDEKTVSFDKLSDNAYAYTAEGDPNTGIVIGDDAVMVIDTQATPVMAQDVIRRIREVTDKPIRHVVLSHYHAVRVLGASGYAPEQIIASEDTRDLIVERGEADMASEIGRFPRLFRAVESVPGLTWPTITFRGHMTLWLGSLEVRLLQLGRGHSKGDTVVWLPREKILFSGDLVEYGATPYCGDAYFTHWPATLDAIAALEPEKLVPGRGAALTTPEQVREGLRGTRAFTAELFELVKQGVAAGKDLRTVYKDSYAVLKPKFGHWVIFDHCMPFNVTRAYDEASGHSDPRIWTAERDLEMWRQLEG; encoded by the coding sequence ATGTCCAAGAATTTCGCCTCGCATGCCGACCTGGACGAGAAGACCGTCAGTTTCGACAAGCTGTCGGACAATGCCTACGCCTACACGGCGGAGGGCGATCCCAACACCGGCATCGTCATCGGCGACGACGCGGTGATGGTGATCGACACCCAGGCGACGCCGGTGATGGCCCAGGATGTCATCCGCCGCATCCGCGAGGTCACCGACAAGCCGATCCGCCATGTCGTGCTGTCGCATTACCACGCGGTGCGGGTGCTGGGCGCCTCGGGCTATGCGCCGGAACAGATCATCGCCAGCGAGGACACCCGCGACCTGATCGTCGAGCGCGGCGAGGCCGACATGGCGAGCGAGATCGGCCGCTTCCCCCGGCTTTTCCGCGCCGTCGAATCGGTTCCCGGCCTCACCTGGCCGACCATCACCTTCCGTGGCCACATGACGCTATGGCTCGGCTCGCTGGAGGTGCGCTTGCTGCAACTTGGCCGTGGCCACAGCAAGGGCGACACGGTGGTCTGGCTGCCCCGGGAGAAAATCCTGTTCTCCGGCGATCTGGTCGAGTATGGCGCCACCCCCTATTGCGGCGACGCCTACTTCACCCATTGGCCGGCGACGCTCGACGCCATCGCCGCCCTGGAGCCGGAGAAGCTGGTGCCGGGCCGCGGTGCCGCCCTGACCACGCCGGAACAGGTGCGGGAAGGGCTGCGTGGCACCCGCGCCTTCACTGCCGAGCTGTTCGAGCTGGTGAAGCAGGGCGTCGCCGCCGGCAAGGATCTGCGGACCGTCTACAAGGACAGCTACGCCGTGCTGAAGCCGAAGTTCGGCCATTGGGTGATCTTCGACCATTGCATGCCCTTCAACGTCACCCGCGCCTATGACGAGGCGTCGGGCCACAGCGATCCCCGCATCTGGACCGCCGAGCGCGATCTGGAGATGTGGCGCCAGCTGGAAGGCTGA
- a CDS encoding ABC transporter substrate-binding protein: MPPAPVRTLLAAFGLALAPAIPAGALAQTPPAGYPVEIANCFDTTRFDAPPKRPMVNDVNMTQTMIDLGLADRLVAVSGIAGAERHLIAPPGVVAALPQLPDRAPTLEAVLAANPDFLFAGWSYGFNEARGLTPARLAELGVATYTLRESCIRIGRREPISMDTLYADLLALGRIFGIADRAEAMVADFRRRVAAVTRRIGGATQRPRVMYCDDCHTDAAPLSVGREGMTSLLMELAGGRNIFDDIPDSYVRVSWEEMARRDPQWIIVSDHRVPAEAAIRYLLSAPQLADVEAVRKRQFIVLTYAEQTPSTRDVDALERMARTLHPELFQP; this comes from the coding sequence ATGCCCCCAGCCCCCGTCCGTACCCTCCTGGCCGCGTTCGGCCTCGCCCTCGCCCCCGCCATCCCTGCGGGGGCGCTCGCCCAAACCCCTCCGGCCGGCTATCCGGTCGAGATCGCCAACTGCTTCGACACCACGCGTTTCGACGCTCCGCCCAAGCGGCCGATGGTCAACGACGTCAACATGACCCAGACCATGATCGATCTCGGTCTGGCCGACCGGCTGGTCGCGGTGTCCGGCATCGCCGGGGCCGAGCGCCACCTGATCGCCCCGCCCGGCGTGGTCGCCGCCCTGCCCCAGCTGCCCGACCGCGCCCCGACGCTGGAGGCGGTGCTGGCCGCCAACCCCGACTTCCTGTTCGCCGGCTGGAGTTACGGCTTCAACGAGGCGCGCGGCCTGACCCCGGCCCGCCTCGCCGAGTTGGGCGTGGCCACCTACACGCTGCGGGAAAGCTGCATCCGCATCGGCCGGCGCGAGCCGATCAGCATGGACACCCTCTATGCCGATCTGCTGGCGCTGGGCCGCATCTTCGGCATCGCCGACCGGGCCGAGGCGATGGTGGCCGATTTCCGCCGCCGCGTCGCCGCGGTGACCCGGAGGATCGGCGGAGCCACGCAAAGGCCGCGCGTGATGTATTGCGACGATTGCCACACCGACGCCGCCCCGCTGTCGGTTGGGCGCGAGGGCATGACCAGCCTGCTGATGGAGCTGGCCGGCGGCCGCAACATCTTCGACGACATCCCCGACAGCTATGTCCGGGTCAGCTGGGAGGAGATGGCCCGGCGCGACCCGCAATGGATCATCGTCAGCGACCACCGCGTCCCGGCCGAGGCCGCCATCCGCTATCTGCTGTCCGCCCCGCAGCTGGCCGATGTCGAGGCGGTGCGCAAACGCCAGTTCATCGTCCTGACCTATGCCGAACAGACGCCCTCGACACGCGACGTCGACGCGCTGGAACGCATGGCCCGCACGCTGCACCCGGAGCTGTTCCAGCCATGA
- a CDS encoding FecCD family ABC transporter permease, with amino-acid sequence MSRPRIPPLCLLLATILLLSLVAAVGFGAARIPLPTVWSVVSHELWPGLFPADGISRAERNIVWELRLPRVLLGALAGAGLAAVGAVLQVVTRNPLADPYLFGVSAGASVGAVSVILFAGAIATLPVIGGVWQFLSQALGQSLSLPTAAFLGALAAMLAVFAAARGRDGGVTSDRLVLTGVAVAFILHAVTNTLIVASADRSADAALFWMMGGFGTARWSVLPAPALTTLCGLGWLWLRADRINTLALGDDAARSLGGDPGRLRLELFAVTALMTGALVSACGSIGFVGLVLPHIARLLVGGHLRGLLPVAALGGALLLLWVDAAARTLFAPREIPVGMATALVGGAFFLWLMRRRPAP; translated from the coding sequence ATGAGCCGCCCGCGGATTCCGCCGCTCTGCCTGCTGCTGGCGACCATTCTGCTGCTGTCCCTGGTCGCGGCGGTCGGCTTCGGCGCCGCCCGCATCCCGCTGCCGACCGTCTGGTCGGTGGTCTCGCACGAGCTGTGGCCCGGCCTCTTCCCGGCGGACGGCATCAGCCGGGCGGAGCGCAACATCGTCTGGGAGCTGCGGCTGCCGCGCGTGCTGCTGGGGGCGCTGGCCGGCGCCGGGCTGGCGGCGGTTGGGGCGGTGTTGCAGGTGGTGACGCGCAACCCGCTGGCCGACCCCTATCTGTTCGGGGTGTCGGCCGGCGCCTCGGTCGGGGCGGTGAGCGTCATCCTGTTCGCCGGCGCCATCGCCACGCTGCCGGTGATCGGCGGCGTTTGGCAATTCCTGAGCCAGGCCCTGGGCCAGTCCCTGAGCCTGCCCACAGCCGCCTTCCTCGGCGCGCTCGCCGCCATGCTGGCGGTCTTCGCCGCCGCGCGCGGACGCGACGGCGGTGTGACCAGTGACCGGCTGGTGCTGACCGGCGTCGCCGTCGCCTTCATCCTGCACGCCGTCACCAACACGCTGATCGTCGCGAGCGCCGACCGCAGCGCCGACGCCGCCCTGTTCTGGATGATGGGCGGCTTCGGCACCGCGCGCTGGAGCGTGCTGCCCGCCCCCGCCCTGACCACCTTGTGCGGGCTCGGCTGGCTGTGGCTGCGCGCCGACAGGATCAACACGCTGGCGCTGGGCGACGACGCCGCCCGCTCGCTCGGCGGCGACCCCGGACGGCTGCGGCTGGAGCTGTTCGCCGTCACCGCCCTGATGACCGGCGCGCTGGTGTCGGCCTGCGGCAGCATCGGCTTCGTCGGGCTGGTGCTGCCCCACATCGCCCGCCTGCTGGTCGGCGGCCATCTGCGGGGGCTGCTGCCGGTGGCGGCGCTCGGCGGAGCGCTGCTGCTGCTGTGGGTCGACGCCGCCGCCCGCACGCTGTTCGCCCCGCGCGAAATCCCGGTCGGCATGGCCACCGCGCTGGTCGGCGGCGCCTTCTTCCTCTGGCTGATGCGCCGCCGCCCCGCCCCCTGA